The genomic region GAAATCTTACCACCTTTAAAAAATTTCTCATCCAGAATATCTGTTTTATCCATCGCCTGATAATCCTGAGGATCATCTAAACTTGAGGTTAGATCATTTTTAACGCCTTGGATATAGGTGTCTAAATTCTGAGAAAGTTGATTTATCGTCTCAGCCTTTTGAGCTAACTCTGCATATTTTGCGGCTTGCTCATTAGCTTTAGATTTTAATCCCTGCATAGCAGCGACATTTCTCTGTTCAGTAGTGGCGTTAGATTCCTCTAACTTTTCATTCATAGAGCCAAAGGCTACCAAAACCTCTTTCGACATATTAAGTGCCATCATCGCGATGAACACCAAATACATCAGGTTGATCATTTTCTGCCTTGGGCTTTGTTTTCCTGATGCCATTTATTTTATATTCTAATTAGTTAATTATAAAGTCTAAAGATTATGCTCTTCTTTGACCGTGCATAGCAGTTAGCATACCACCATAAACACCATTCAAAGAAGCCAGGTTTTGGGTTAAAGAATCCATTTCGGCTTTAAGCTTACCAGCATTCTCTGCCACGGCTTTGTTAATTTCAGCCTGTCTGGAAGCCGATTCCACCTGAACTTTATATATACTATTTAGAGTTTCCATTTGAGTAGCAGCAGTAGTTAATTCCTGGCTGTATTTCTTCTGAGAAGCCATTGCATCTACGGTTGGTGCAATACCTTTAGCAGCACCTTCAAAATTTCGTATGCTATCTCCAAGACTTGTCATTAATGCAGCATCTACTTTTGCATCTCGCAACATATCATCTAGCTTTTTAGAAAGCATTCCCTGAGCGTCTTTAGTTTCTTCGATCACTACTTCTTTTTTTCTTGGAGAAGTAATCGCTGCACTTCCCTGGGCTAATTCTGGATAAACAAGGGACCAATCGTAACCTTCATCTACAGGTTCGAAAGCAGAAACGGTAAATACTAAAGCTTCTGTACATAATCCAAGGATTAACATTTCATTACCAAAAGGCCAGTGCATAATTTTAAAAAGCGCTCCAAGGATAACTACAGCCGCACCAAGACCGTATACCATATTCATAACTTTTGCTCTAGTTTTTGATTGTGCCATAATAAATAATTGCTAAGTTTTAAAGGTTTTTATTTAGGGGATATTGATTTATCTTAAAGGAGGTTGTTGGTTTAAAGGAACATCGTTACCTAAATAATCCTGTACCGTTCTAAAACCAATATAACTTCTTGCTGAATCTGCATATTCGTAATCTCTGGAAGAAACTTGTAAAAAGTAAGCTACATCTTTCCATGATCCTCCTCTAACTACTTTTCTTGGGTCTTCATAATTATTTACCGTTGGGTTCATAGAAGACATATAATCGTAAGATGCGGCATCATAAGATGAGTTTACCCATTCTGCAACGTTACCGGCCATATTGTACAATCCGTAACCATTAGGATCAAAAGATTTAGCTTCTACAGTATAAAGAGCCTGGTCTGCGGCATAGTCTCCTCTTAATGGCTTAAAGTTAGCCATAAAACAGCCCCGATCATTTTTTGTATAAGGACCTCCCCAAGGATAAGTCCCACCTTCTAAACCTCCACGAGCAGCATATTCCCATTCTGCTTCAGTAGGTAATCGATAATGGGGTACATTGCTATCCCCTCTGGATTTACGAAAATCATTATTGTATTTTGTTCTCCACTGCGCGAATGCCCTGGCTTGTTTCCAGGTCACTCCTACTACCGGGTAATCATCAAAAGCACTATGCCAAAAATAATCATTGTGCATAGGCTCATTGTAAGAGTAATTAAAATCTTTAATCCAAACAGCTGTATCTGGATATACTTCAACTACCTCGGTTTTCATATAATTACGACGTTCACCTTTTCCCTTTACCGCTGCTTCAACATCCATCCAACTGTACTTAAACTTTAGGTTTTTAACATCAATAGTTCTCGTACCGTTGTAAGCATCCTCCTGCGGAATATATAACTGATCCATCACTCTGGCATATGCCACATCCGGATAATCTTCGGTATCCCAAATAATGTCTACGTCTTTATTAAGTTTACGGTTTTCATAAGCATCCATTTCACTGCCTGTCCCATAAGTTTCAAGCATATACTCCTGATATGGCGTTAAATTCGATTCGTCTGCATCTGCAAAGGCATACTCACCAATTCCACTTGCTCCCGGAGTTGCGCCCTCAAGCTCAGCTTCCATCGCCAGCATTACGCGCACCACAGAATCCTTAACGTAATTTACAAATTGTCGATATTCTGCATTGGTAATTTCGGTTTCATCCATATAGAATGAGTTGACTGTAACCGTTTTTGGTGGGGCATTTAGTTGTCCTGCTATATCATCATCAGATTTCCCCATTATAAATGACCCTCCAGGCACTAAAACCATCCCAAAAGGCTCTTCAGGGTTCCATCTTTTTCCTTTCGCACCTACGAGCTGTCCCCTGTCATTACTTCCACAACTGTAGATTAAAGCAAGAACAGCAACTAGCGAAACAATTTTCTTCATAATACTTTTTAGGTTAAGACATCTCAATTTAAGGCAGTAAACCTATCTAATTATTTTCTAAAAAACAATAGTTTTAAGAAAATTACAATATAACCAGGCCTAGCCAAAATCTATTAAACTTCGTTTTTTCTTTTTGCTTTATACCATCTTTCTGGAATAACCTGATTACAGGCTTCCAAATAATCCTCCTCACTACAAGGTAATAACGTACTCCTTTTTAATTTAGTATTGCGATTAGCTACGTAGGGAATTTCAATCCACCAACGACCGCTAAGCGGACTTTTAAAAAATACAAGTACATCATCATCAACAGGCACCTGATACTTAACAAACTCTTGCTTAGCCGCTACCGTGTTTTCATTATTTCTATAATTTACACCTTCAGCAAAATACCAAATCATCTGTGCTAAAAGCATATTAGATAATTCCCCTAGTGCCGAATTATATTCAAACACACCAAAAGAACTTACCTTATCACTAAGTCCTGCATATCGTGAAATGGCACAAATCTCTTTTCCGTTAAACCCGTTTGGTGATTTAAAAACCGAACTTCCTAAAGAGCCTGCTTCGATACTATTTATATCTATACTCACCAGATTCGCGGCTCTCATTATAGGTTCTATTAAAGAAATATCATTGCTAATCTCACCCAACCGATAAGCATCAAAAAACAGCCTATCCATCAATTCTATTTCTTCCTGAGAATTAAAATAGGTTTGATAACCTATATTGGAATAATTAAAAAGGTTATAAGGCTCATTCACTATAATCTTGGACACATAAGATTTATTGGAGATTACCTGTTCTGCATCACCAAGGTCGAAACGGGCATCTACATTAACAAGGTTCACCATCTCATCTAGAGTATCATAAGCGCGATATTGCGCATAAATAAGATCCTGAGATCCTCCAAGAATCACCGGGATCACCTCCATTTTAACCAATGCAGCTACTGTTTTTTCTACTGCAAAATAGGTGTCTTTTACAGTATCGCCTTGCTGTATATCTCCTAAATCTGCAATATTTAAATGCCAATTCCCCGGAAACAAACCATAAAAGGCTTTTCTAATTCCATCAAAATTCAGCAAACTATCTTCATAAGATTCAGCTAAGCGATTTTCACGAATTCCAATAATAGCGATTTGCACATCACTAAGATCAGGAATCCCATTTAATACCGAATTAAATTTTGCTTTTGCACCTATGCTATGCTGACTTAAATTTTTAGCATAAGCAATCAACTCTTCACTTACAGGACTTAAAAAATCCAATTCCATTCAGTTACTTTTTGGATGTTTTTTTAGTTGTTTTCTTTGTTGTTTTTTTAGCCGCAGTTTTCTTTTTGGTCGTTTTTTTAGCAGCTTTTTTCTTTGGTGCTTTCTTGGCGATTATATCTTTGGCCTCTTCTAAGGTAATTTTTGTGGCATCAACAGTTTTAGGCAATTCTACTTTAGTCTTACCTTTTATCACATTAGATCTTCCCCATCTGGCTTTTTCAACTCTAATACCTTCGTCTTCCCAATGGTGAATTATTTTTTCACGTTCTTTACGTTTCTTATCTTCAATAAGTTCTACAATATCTTCATCAGAAAGATTATCGAAATCGTATTTTTTATTCACATTAATGAAAATACCGTTCCATTTTAGGTAAGGACCAAAACGCCCCACTCCTTTTTGAACCGGCTTATCTTCATATTCGTAAATTGGAGCGTCGGCTTTCTCTTTTTCTTTAATAAGTTCCATGGCCCGGTCAAAATCCACACTCATGGGATCTTCTCCTTTTTCTAAAGAGACATATTTTTTACCAAATCTTACATAAGGACCATAGCGGCCATTATTTACTTCAACTTTTTCTCCTTTATACTCACCGAGTTCTTTTGGAAGTTGAAAAAGATCCATCGCTTCCTCGTAAGTAATTGTATCTAAGGTTTGATCTGGACTTAAACTTGCAAATTTTGGCTTTTCATCATCCTCTACAGATCCTATCTGAACCATTGGCCCAAATTTTCCTAAGCGCACACTTACCGGCTTACCAGTCTCCGGATCTTCTCCTAAAATTCGTTCCCCTACTTCACGATCTGCGTTCTTGGCAACATCCTGAACATGTGGATGAAAATCAGTATAAAAATCCTTCATCATTTTTGTCCATTCCTCATTTCCTTCAGCAATATCATCAAAGCTTTGCTCTACTTTTGCGGTAAAGTTATAATCAAGGATATTTGAAAAATGATTAACTAAAAAGTCGTTTACTACTTTCCCTACTGCGGTTGGCACTAATTTACCTTTATCACTTCCCACGGTTTCTGTTAATTTCTTTTCAGATACTTTTCCGTTTTCCAGGGTAAATTGCGTGTATTCACGTTCTGTTCCATCCACAGAACCTTTTTCAATATAATTTCTATTCTGAATAGTAGAAATTGTAGGCGCGTAAGTAGACGGTCTACCAATTCCCAGTTCTTCTAATTTTTTAACTAAGGAAGCCTCGGTATATCTGTATGGCGGACGTGTAAAACGCTCTGTAGCATTAATAAAGATATTCTGGAGTTGTTCATTAACCTTCATATCAGGTAACATTCCGTTTTGTTCTTCAGAATCTTCGTCGTCACTGCCTTCTAAATAAACTTTTAAAAATCCTTCAAATTTCAGCACTTCTCCATTAGCGGTAAATACTTTATCGTGCTTATTAGCTTCAATCTTAACATTGGTACGTTCTAATTGCGCTTCAGACATTTGCGAGGCGATAGCACGTTTCCAGATCAATTCGTATAAACGTTGTTCATCGCGATCTGCCCTTACGCTGTGACTGGCAAAGTTTGTTGGACGTATTGCTTCGTGAGCTTCTTGCGCTCCCTTTGTTTTACCTTTAAATTGTCTTGATTTTGCATATTCTTCACCGTAAGCCTTTAAGATTTCGCGATGAGCACCTTTACGGGCATCATCAGAAAGATTTACACTATCGGTTCTCATATAAGTAATATGACCAGCTTCATAAAGACGTTGTGCTAAGGTCATGGTTTTACTTACTGAAAAATATAATTTTCTGGATGCCTCCTGTTGTAAGGTAGAAGTAGTAAACGGTGGAGCCGGAGATTTCTTAGCCGGTTTTTTTGTTAGATCGACCACCTTAAAATCGGCTCCTAAATTATCTTTTAAAAAGGCCTCTGCCTCTTCCTTGGTATCAAAGTTCTTAGGCAATTTAGCCCTAAACGTTTTACCCTCAGCGTTAGCAAATTCAGCATCAATCCTATAAGAAGCTTCTGGAGTAAAATCTTCAATCTCACGCTCACGCTCTACGATCAGTCTAACCGAAACACTTTGCACCCTTCCGGCAGAAAGACCTCCTTTTACCTTTCTCCACAATACCGGAGAAAGCTCATATCCCACAAGCCGATCTAAAACACGTCTTGCTTGTTGGGCATTTACAAGGTTATAATTAATCCCTCTTGGGTTTTCGATAGCATTTAAAATGGCAGATTTTGTGATCTCGTGAAAAACAATCCTTTTAGTGCGGTCGTCTTTTAATTTAAGTTCTTCTGCCAGGTGCCAGGCAATAGCTTCTCCTTCGCGATCCTCATCACTCGCTAGCCATACTGTTTCTGCATCCTTTGCTAAACCCTTAAGTTTTCTAACAACATCTTTTTTATCCTTAGATACAATATACTTAGGAGAAAAATCCCCTTCGGTGTCTACACCTAATTCTTTTGTTGGAAGGTCTGCGATGTGCCCAAAGCTAGAAGCCACCTTATAATCTTTCCCCAAAAACTTTTCAATCGTTTTTGCTTTGGCAGGAGACTCCACGATCACTAAATTTTTTGCCATAGTTTACATTTTTGTAAGTGCAAAAGTATATCAATTTTTTTTGAACCTGGTAAATGAAATATTAAATAGGTTTAAAAACAGAAGTATAATAGGCTATTATCCCCTTAATTTGAAAGCATTTTACACTAAAATCACATGCCCGCAACATTGCGGGCATGCAAAAATAAACCAAACATAAATAACAATCGTAATTAAGAAACTTAATAGATTGATTTTATTATCTTTACACCAGATTACAACTAGTGTTTACCCCGATCGACAATAGTCATGATTAGGCAGAGTTATTTCATAGGTGTTATATTCTTTTATTGACATTGTCAATAATGATCGGGGTTTTAAAGTTATTTTCGTTTTTCGAACTTTTAATTATCTTCCTTTTTTCCCAGAAAATCTATAATTTTTATTTCTAAAAAAACCGGATATCAGTTTGTTTACCGTCTTTTAGATACCCGGATTTAAAAAAGGTTGCGTAATTATTCTAAAAAAAATTACTGCCAGTTTGTCACAAGAAGCGTAAAGCTTATCTTTGCCACCTAATTACCTAAGCTTAGTATAGCATTATGGAGAAGATTATTGATGAAAAGCAGCAGGGAAACTCCCTGATTATGGAGCCAAAGACAGAAAATAAGCGAAAGCTTTTTATAGAATCTTATGGTTGCCAGATGAATTTTAGTGATAGTGAAATTGTAGCTTCTATCCTTTCTAAGGAAGGTTACAATACTACCCAACAACTGGAGGAAGCTGATTTGGTTTTGGTAAATACCTGCTCGATCAGGGAAAAGGCAGAACAAACTGTTAGAAAACGTCTTGAGAAGTATAACGCTGTAAAACGTATAAACCCGAATATGAAAGTTGGGGTTTTAGGTTGTATGGCTGAACGTTTAAAAAGTAAATTCCTAGAAGAAGAAAAAATCGTTGATCTTGTTGTTGGTCCTGATGCTTATAAAGACCTTCCTAACCTGATTAACGAAGTTGAAGAAGGTAGAAATGCGGTAAACGTTATTCTTTCTAAAGAAGAAACTTATGGAGATATTTCACCTGTGCGCCTACAAACAAATGGTGTTTCTGCTTTTGTTTCGATCACTCGAGGATGCGATAACATGTGTACCTTTTGTGTAGTGCCTTTTACACGTGGTAGAGAGCGTAGCCGTGATCCACAAAGTATTATCGAAGAAGTAAACGATCTGGCAAGCAGAGGATATAAAGAAATCACCTTACTTGGGCAAAATGTAGATAGTTATCTTTGGTATGGAGGTGGCCTTAAAAAAGATTTTAAAGATGCTACGCCAATGCAAAAAGCTACAGCAACAAGTTTTGCAAGCCTTTTAAAAATGGTTGCTGAAGC from Zunongwangia profunda SM-A87 harbors:
- the porK gene encoding T9SS ring complex lipoprotein PorK/GldK, which encodes MKKIVSLVAVLALIYSCGSNDRGQLVGAKGKRWNPEEPFGMVLVPGGSFIMGKSDDDIAGQLNAPPKTVTVNSFYMDETEITNAEYRQFVNYVKDSVVRVMLAMEAELEGATPGASGIGEYAFADADESNLTPYQEYMLETYGTGSEMDAYENRKLNKDVDIIWDTEDYPDVAYARVMDQLYIPQEDAYNGTRTIDVKNLKFKYSWMDVEAAVKGKGERRNYMKTEVVEVYPDTAVWIKDFNYSYNEPMHNDYFWHSAFDDYPVVGVTWKQARAFAQWRTKYNNDFRKSRGDSNVPHYRLPTEAEWEYAARGGLEGGTYPWGGPYTKNDRGCFMANFKPLRGDYAADQALYTVEAKSFDPNGYGLYNMAGNVAEWVNSSYDAASYDYMSSMNPTVNNYEDPRKVVRGGSWKDVAYFLQVSSRDYEYADSARSYIGFRTVQDYLGNDVPLNQQPPLR
- the topA gene encoding type I DNA topoisomerase encodes the protein MAKNLVIVESPAKAKTIEKFLGKDYKVASSFGHIADLPTKELGVDTEGDFSPKYIVSKDKKDVVRKLKGLAKDAETVWLASDEDREGEAIAWHLAEELKLKDDRTKRIVFHEITKSAILNAIENPRGINYNLVNAQQARRVLDRLVGYELSPVLWRKVKGGLSAGRVQSVSVRLIVEREREIEDFTPEASYRIDAEFANAEGKTFRAKLPKNFDTKEEAEAFLKDNLGADFKVVDLTKKPAKKSPAPPFTTSTLQQEASRKLYFSVSKTMTLAQRLYEAGHITYMRTDSVNLSDDARKGAHREILKAYGEEYAKSRQFKGKTKGAQEAHEAIRPTNFASHSVRADRDEQRLYELIWKRAIASQMSEAQLERTNVKIEANKHDKVFTANGEVLKFEGFLKVYLEGSDDEDSEEQNGMLPDMKVNEQLQNIFINATERFTRPPYRYTEASLVKKLEELGIGRPSTYAPTISTIQNRNYIEKGSVDGTEREYTQFTLENGKVSEKKLTETVGSDKGKLVPTAVGKVVNDFLVNHFSNILDYNFTAKVEQSFDDIAEGNEEWTKMMKDFYTDFHPHVQDVAKNADREVGERILGEDPETGKPVSVRLGKFGPMVQIGSVEDDEKPKFASLSPDQTLDTITYEEAMDLFQLPKELGEYKGEKVEVNNGRYGPYVRFGKKYVSLEKGEDPMSVDFDRAMELIKEKEKADAPIYEYEDKPVQKGVGRFGPYLKWNGIFINVNKKYDFDNLSDEDIVELIEDKKRKEREKIIHHWEDEGIRVEKARWGRSNVIKGKTKVELPKTVDATKITLEEAKDIIAKKAPKKKAAKKTTKKKTAAKKTTKKTTKKTSKK
- a CDS encoding formimidoylglutamase — translated: MELDFLSPVSEELIAYAKNLSQHSIGAKAKFNSVLNGIPDLSDVQIAIIGIRENRLAESYEDSLLNFDGIRKAFYGLFPGNWHLNIADLGDIQQGDTVKDTYFAVEKTVAALVKMEVIPVILGGSQDLIYAQYRAYDTLDEMVNLVNVDARFDLGDAEQVISNKSYVSKIIVNEPYNLFNYSNIGYQTYFNSQEEIELMDRLFFDAYRLGEISNDISLIEPIMRAANLVSIDINSIEAGSLGSSVFKSPNGFNGKEICAISRYAGLSDKVSSFGVFEYNSALGELSNMLLAQMIWYFAEGVNYRNNENTVAAKQEFVKYQVPVDDDVLVFFKSPLSGRWWIEIPYVANRNTKLKRSTLLPCSEEDYLEACNQVIPERWYKAKRKNEV
- the porL gene encoding type IX secretion system motor protein PorL/GldL, whose amino-acid sequence is MAQSKTRAKVMNMVYGLGAAVVILGALFKIMHWPFGNEMLILGLCTEALVFTVSAFEPVDEGYDWSLVYPELAQGSAAITSPRKKEVVIEETKDAQGMLSKKLDDMLRDAKVDAALMTSLGDSIRNFEGAAKGIAPTVDAMASQKKYSQELTTAATQMETLNSIYKVQVESASRQAEINKAVAENAGKLKAEMDSLTQNLASLNGVYGGMLTAMHGQRRA
- the miaB gene encoding tRNA (N6-isopentenyl adenosine(37)-C2)-methylthiotransferase MiaB; protein product: MEKIIDEKQQGNSLIMEPKTENKRKLFIESYGCQMNFSDSEIVASILSKEGYNTTQQLEEADLVLVNTCSIREKAEQTVRKRLEKYNAVKRINPNMKVGVLGCMAERLKSKFLEEEKIVDLVVGPDAYKDLPNLINEVEEGRNAVNVILSKEETYGDISPVRLQTNGVSAFVSITRGCDNMCTFCVVPFTRGRERSRDPQSIIEEVNDLASRGYKEITLLGQNVDSYLWYGGGLKKDFKDATPMQKATATSFASLLKMVAEAQPKMRIRFSTSNPQDMTLDVIEVMAAHRNICNYIHLPVQSGSDKMLKKMNRLHTREEYFTLIDNIKKLIPDCGISHDIITGFPTETEEDHKDTLSLMQYVKYDFGFMFAYSERPGTMAARKFEDDVPEETKKRRLTEIVNLQQEHSKYRTQQFIGKTVEVLIEKSSKKSDAHWSGRNTQNTVVVFPKENYEVGDFVNVKINDCTSATLIGEPIGYSENN